A region of the Littorina saxatilis isolate snail1 linkage group LG12, US_GU_Lsax_2.0, whole genome shotgun sequence genome:
TCCTTTTTTAACCAATACATCTGGTGAATATCCACCTTGCATTTGTGTGCATATCTTTGTATTAatatacatgtttttgattataTTGTAGCATTTACCTCTTATGCCGGTTTTGTATATCTTAAGTAAAAGTGCATCATGCCAAACGttatcaaaagctttttgaAAATCTACGAAACATCCATATAATCTACCATTTTTAGTATTGATAATATCGTCTACAATTTTCTTCAGAATGAATATTTGATCCATCGTTCGGTATCCTTTTCGAAACCCAGCTTGTTCTTTTatcaaaatgatatttttgggTGTGAAGAGAAGCGAGATTGTGGTGTATAGACGGTGCCAGAGCACAGGTCATATGCATAACTAATGAGCGGAATGCCGTCTTCCCATTGGCCAGCCGGCCCAAGATCAGTCTCTCTGCCATTTCTGCATCTGCGGTAGCCAGTGCCAGACGTCCCAAACAACTGTGCGAAAATTTTCAACGTTTCAAGGATTTTGGAAAGAGAAGGTACACGTacttttacctttttttgttttgttttgttgcttgaTTGTCGAGAGGGGCGATTGAGATCGAAACAGCGGTAATAGGCTCGAGTGGGGCCAATTAGTTGTCTGCAAGGAAAGTTTGGAGTTTGGGAAACTGGGAGACAGCGTGGCACCGTAGGCAGAAACATGTGGTTTCACGTTTGCCGGGAGTGACACTCGAAGGAACGAGGGTGATAGCTAGGTAGACGGTGATGGTACAATTAGCTGACAGCCGTCAGTAAAAGTGTTCAGGGAGAAAAGAAGACAGTATCATCTTCTCCTGGCATTAAAATTGGTCCGAGCAGTGGCAACGCGAATCGCTCGGTCACGTGACTAGTTTCTTTGTGAAGAAAGACGGCGGGAGCGAAAATGTTTACAAGTTGTGCGGTGGTCGGGCACTCTTTCACGTGGAGGTTTCAGCGATTTGTGAACACAGATGAGGGGGTGCGGCCAGATTTAGGTTTTGATGGTTTTGAGCAGATATTCGATGGGAGAGGGGGCCGAAAAATAAGCGACGTTGAATCAATGCTAGAACAGAACAGGGCCATTTTCACCCGGAAAAAATGGGGAGTGATAGTGCTAATGGTGGGGGACAATAATATTGTTCCCGGAACGACACCGAATAAAGTGTTTCGTGAGCTGTGGCatctgtgtgtgagggtgcaAACATTGGCAAACTCAGTAGTGGTGGTGTCAGGGATGACACAGAGATACAGTGGCTGGGGGGGTTTCAATGACATAGCCAGGGAGGTGAATAGGCTTCTTCATCAACAGCTGAAAACGGCACACAGGATAGTGGGTTTGTTCCCCCACTACGTGGCTTTCCCTCCAGCAGAGAAGTTTGCTCAGTATCAGAAACATTTTTTAGCAGATGGGATTCATCTGTCAGGGTCGGGGCACATGCTACTGTACAGAGCACTGAGAAAAGTTCTGTTGGACAGTCGGCATATAGACCAATGAGGTAAGAAGGTGTTGTGGTTGTTCAGCGGGTGAGAGGGAAGTGGGGGCTAATAGTGATAGCCGGTATCCTCTCGTGCTGATGGCAGAACCACAATAGGGGTAGATGCAGCACGGACGGGGTACCAAGGTTTATTCCCAGACTGAAGTGGTTGGGTTCTACCGAAGACGCCAGACGCAGAGCTTTGATGCCGGGAGTGGAATAGGATGGGGTATCCTTTCCAGCTTTTGGAGTGACGTCATTGTTGGTTCTGGTTTGGTAGAACCGGTTGTGACTTCATGGGGAATGTGTATTGGTACAGCCCGTGCTGCATGATCAGATTGACAGTGTTTTCTTAGGTGTACTCTCGTGCTGAGGGCAGAACCACAATAGGAGTGTAGATGCAGCACGAACGGGGTACCAAGGTTTATTCCCAGACTGAAGTGGTTGGGTTCTACCGAAGACGCCAGACGCAGAGCTTTGATGCCGGGAGTGGAATAGGAGGGAATATCCTTTCCAGCTTCTGGAGTGACGTCATTGTTGGTTCTGGTTTGGTAGAACCGGTTGTGACTTCATGGGGAATGTTTTATTGGTACAGCCCGTGCtgcatatatataaaaaaaaaaaaaaaaaaaaaaaaaaaaaaaaaaaaaaaaaaaaaaaaaaaaaaaaataggccccTGATGCTTAGTGGCCTTTGAAATGTTTCAGGATGTCGAAGCGTCCAACCAAGCGACCGGGGCGTCCCTCAAAGCAGCCCCCGAAGAGGTTTCGAGACGAGGAGGCTGAAGGAGAGGACGAAATGGGCGTGAAGGAGTCGCTAACCCAGCTCCTTGCTGAACAGAAGGCCCTGAGGAAGGAGATTGCGGAGATTCGGGCCGCCAAGACGCCGGCGCCTGAGGCATCGCCCGCAGGATCGACCACCGCTACGGGTGGAAAATCCAACTCAGGCATGGCTGGGCACTCTGGACACTCCGGTGAGCAATCTAACACTAGCGGTACACAGGCGTGGGCAACCGGCAACCAGAAAATGTTGCCCATTGACCTACACGTGCCAAAGACAATAAAGGAAAAGATCTGGAGCGGTGTGGCGGTTAGGTTCGCAATACTCCTGCCCGCGGACCCGAAGGAAATGCTGGAGGAGGACTCGGATGAGGACGAtgaagacaaaaagaagaagaagaagaagaaagaaaagaaactgtTAACCTTCACAGAGTGGGTGAAGGCCTGGAACATTTATATCACTATACTACAGGACAGAGCGAAAGAGGTACACAGGGGCCTGGGTGCCCACTTTGCTCGGGTGTGTACCCTGCATGAGCTGCAGGGCAATTGGCGGGACTATGACTACCGCTACCGGCTCGCAATTGCTGCAGGAGAAAGGGCATGGGGGGACAGCGACGCGGACCTGTTCGCCACCACCCGCTTAGAGCCTGCCACCCAGACCCATGACGGGGGAAAGAAGAAGCCGCAGGGTGGCGCAGGGGGGAAGACTGGAAGTGGAAACCCAGCCAAAGTGGGGGGCTTCTGCTTCCAGTTCAATGAACAGGGATCTTGCAGCCGCCCCAATTGTGGCTTCAAGCACTTTTGCTCGCAGTGTGGGGGGCAACACGCAATCCGAAAATGCAGCGCCAAAGGGCACCCCTTTCGAGCGGGACGGGGGGGAAAAGAAGCAGGAGAAGGAAAGAAATGAAGACTGGGGCACGGGGGCCACGCCAGTGAAGGCGGACAAGCTGGAAAAGTGGCTGGAAGGGTACGATCCACAGAAGAAGCGGGCTTTAATACAGGGATTCAGAGAGGGTTTCCGGGTAGGGTTCACAGGAGCCCCAAATAGTGTAGTTCAGAAGAACCTGAAGTCAGCAGAAGAAATGCCAGAAGTAGTAGAAGCGCACATAAAGAAGGAAATAGAAGAGGGGAGGTTAGTAGGTCCCTTTAGGCATATTCCTTTTACTCAGTTCCAATGTTCTCCAATCGGCTTGGTAGAGAAAAAGATGAAAGGAAAGTATAGGATGATACATCATCTATCTCACCCGAAGGGGGCATCCATAAATGATTTCATAGAGGAAGACATGGCCACAGTGTCATATGCCAATGTGCAAGATGCAGTACAGTTAGTGCAGACAGTAGGAAATACAGCATTTATGGCAAAAACTGATGTGGAGAAAGCTTTTAGGTTGTTGCCTATTCACCCTAGTGACCAAAACCTCTTCGTACTGAGCTGGCAAGGAAGTTTTTATGTTGATCTTTCGCTTCAGATGGGTTGTTCTTCGTCTTGTCACTTGTTCGAAGAACTAGGCACGGCTTTGGAGTGGATTGCTGTTCAGAAGTTAGGGATACCATTAGTGCACTACCTGGATGATTTTTTCCTTGCGGCAGTATCGAAGCAGCTAGGCAAAGAATACCTAGACAAATTTCTGGGTTTGTGTGAGGAAATAGGAGTTCCCATGGCACCTGATAAGACGGAGGGCCCAGAGACGAGGTTGACATTCCTGGGAATAGAGATAGACACAATCGAAAGAGAAATTCGGCTGCCGGTGGAAAAACTCACGAAGTGTGCCCAAGAAATACAGAACCtactacaaaagaagaaagcaaCAGTGAAGGAAATTCAGTCGGTCATAGGGTTGCTGAACTTTGCTTGCCAGGCAGTGGTGCCAGGGAGGGCGTTCTTGAGGAGATTGATCGACTTGATTAGAGGCATACGCTCTCAGCTATTCTTCGTGAGGCTGAACCAAGGGGTGAAAGAGGATTTGAAGACTTGGCTAACTTTTCTGCAGTCATTTAACGGGAAGTGCTTTTTTCTCATGAACAAGGAAGTATCCTCAGAAGAGCTGGATTTAGTGACGGATGCATCCGGGGCAGTGGGATACGGGGCTTTGTTCGGTAGGCAGTGGTTTCAGGGTAGGTGGTCCGACTGGTGGCGACTCCAAAATATCACCCTACTGGAATTGTATCCTATCGTTTTGGCTCTGGAGACATGGGCGCTGGCCTTtcagaacaaatacttagtcatTCATACAGATAATTTAGATTTAGTATCCGTAATTACTAAGCAGACATCAAAAGAACCCCTGGTGATGATTCTGGTGAGACAATTGGTCTTGTGCTGTTTACGGAACAATATTGTTGTCCGCAACGGGGCCGTTGTTCCGAGCTATGTCGGGGGCACCCATAACGGCCAGGGAATTCAACGAGCAACTACAGTTGGTTTTCCAATTTTGTGGCCTGCCCAAACAGAACTTCAAATCGCATAGCTTTAGGATTGGGGGTGCCTCCCACATGGCTCGGAACGGGGCATCGGACGCTCAAATCCGTCAGGCGGGCAGATGGTCTTCTAACGCTTTCTTGTCTTACATCAGGGTGCACAACTGGTAGATCAGGTAAAACGTAGGGCTTCTCTCTGTGTGCAGTGCAACAGAAAGGGGGAGGTCAGGCACATGTCTGCGTGCAGTGCAGCAGAACATTAACATGGGATCACAGGTGTGCAGTGCAGCCTGGGATTATAAGAAAgtgtgcagtgcaactttcCGAGAAAGGTCGATTTTGCTTGGTGGCGGTACCTGATGTGAGTCATCAGGTGGTGGCGCGTACCGCCGGATTGGTGGTGAATGACAGACATTATGTATTTAATCGATGTGCTTTAATTGGgctaaaacacaatgtttattgttttttagaGTTGCCAATATAAGTTTTTTGATGATGGTCTAATGAGCGGATGCAGAAAGCGGtagataaagggaagtaacccggtGACCAGTCTAGTAAAATTTGACAGCTTGTTGGTGAAGctggaaacaagaacaaaaaacagtaaGCTAATACATAGTGGACAATGCCATCTATGATGTGTAAGACAATTTTTGTTCTTGGTGAATTTATGCAAATGTACAACCCAATGTATATGATTATGTCAATCATAGTTTTTGTGGAATTTATGAAAATATTCCACTGATTTTGTATGCATTATCTGCGCTGAAAATGAACGACCTGTGGTGTCGACCAATAAACATTTTCAGCGTAAACTGGCAATGAACGTTtcatgtggttgtggtggtgactGTGGCGCTGGCTGGCGCTGGCTGATTGTCCGGTTTCGGAAAACTTTTTATCTTAAATTCTTGTCTATCCTCGCACATCTGAACatgcaaaaatgattttatGCACAGCATAAATGATATTTTTGGGTGTGAAGAGAAGCGAGATTGTGGTGTATAGACGGTGCCAGAGCACAGGTCATATGCATAACTAATGAGCGGAATGCCGTCTTCCCATTGGCCAGCCGGCCCAAGATCAGTCTCTCTGCCATTTCTGCATCTGCGGTAGCCAGTGCCAGACGTCCCAAACAACTGTGCGAAAATTTTCAACCCCACCGCCATCCCCTTACTCCACCATAACGTAGTTGTGTGGGCGCGTACCGCCGGATTGGTGGTGAATGACAGACATTATGTATTTAATCGATGTGCTTTAATTGGgctaaaacacaatgtttattgttttttagaGTTGCCAATATAAGTTTTTTGATGATGGTCTAATGAGCGGATGCAGAAAGCGGtagataaagggaagtaacccggtGACCAGTCTAGTAAAATTTGACAGCTTGTTGGTGAAGctggaaacaagaacaaaaaacagtaaGCTAATACATAGTGGACAATGCCATCTATGATGTGTAAGACAATTTTTGTTCTTGGTGAATTTATGCAAATGTACAACCCAATGTATATGATTATGTCAATCATAGTTTTTGTGGAATTTATGAAAATATTCCACTGATTTTGTATGCATTATCTGCGCTGAAAATGAACGACCTGTGGTGTCGACCAATAAACATTTTCAGCGTAAACTGGCAATGAACGTTtcatgtggttgtggtggtgactGTGGCGCTGGCTGGCGCTGGCTGATTGTCCGGTTTCGGAAAACTTTTTATCTTAAATTCTTGTCTATCCTCGCACATCTGAACatgcaaaaatgattttatgcacagcataaatattctttttttctaaaaagttgttgattcttgaatttatgattttacaaaacaattttcccAAATTACTACTAAGAGTGATTCCTCTATAGTTACTCGGATTCATTGGATCTCCTTTTTTATGCAATGGTACACTTATTCCAGTCTTCCATTCTGTAGGATAGTTACCACttgtaagaataatgttgaaTAGATTAACTAATATTTTAGTCATATGATCTAAACTTGCTTTTATAATTTCATTGGTTATTCTATCTTTTCCGGATGACTTCTTATTTTTCAACGTTTtacattctttttttaattctttctctGTTATGGGGTCATCTAAAATAGGTGTATAACAATGTGTATGCATCTTCTTTAATTCCTCATTTACtatgtattttctttcatcaGAAACTTTAGTTTCTGTTCCTATCAATTTCTCTAAATGATCAATCCATTTCATTGGATTGATTGCACATTTTTTAGTTGTATTGACTTCACCCATCGTCTTTAAATCTTTTAGAGTTTTCCACATAGCACTTGGATCGTTATTAAATTCGTCATTCAATTTCTTTACTAAATTATCTTTAAaaatccttttctttttttttaatattcctttgtatttttttctttttgagtaGTATTTCTGACATAAATTTACATCATAAGGGTATCTATTTAGAGCAtttaataatgattttaatTCTCTCCTTTGTAAAAAACAGTCACTATCGAAccattttttatgttttctatTCTTTTTTGTAAAATTGCGGTTCTTGATTTTCTTGTTCAAGCATTTTTTTGCAGCCGTGTTTAGCATTGCTGTTATTTTGTCTGTTAAATTGTTAACACACTCGTCTGAATAATATTTCTCTTCACATGTATGCATTGTTTCAATTTCGTCGTTTATGTTCTGAAGTAAATGTTTCATGTTTCGTGTGTCTAACTCCTGTTtgaatttaacttgtgaattgctGTCCCACTGATATATTATATCTTCTGCTTTTTCTTGGTTATTAATTAAACATTTATTAAGTTTACAATTGATGTTAGGTTTAACATTGGCATTTTTGTCTTTGAACGGAATTCGAATTCTTAGTTCTAAAGGACAATGATCTGAATATACAGTTAAATCTTTTACTTTCATATGTATTACATCCTTGATTAGTTCCTGAGAACAAAGAAAATAGTCTACTACACTACAACCCTGGGGTGTATAACATGTGTATCGCCCACTTAAGTCTCCCAAGGACCTTCCATTAAGTATATACATGTTATTATTATGGCACAAATCTATCAACCTTCTACCTTGTTTTTGTATGACCTTATCTGAAGAATGTCTTTCATGTAGATAGTCAAAGCAATAAGTCGATGGCAAAGAATACCTAAGACTTTCGCTATCTAACTGTAGATAATCGATCAGTTCACCCGTTCTTGCATTGAAGTCTCCGCATAAGATCACGTTACCTTTGGGTATTAATTCATCTAAGTCATTCTCTAACTTGTCCCACAATTCCTCAGTAAAATCTTTTCCAAAGGATGACGATTCGGGCGGAATATATACACACCCTAAATAAATGTCGTGTTCTTTGTTATCCTTTTGAACTTTTAGCCAAATAATGTCACTGTTGCTTTTTTGTAGGATTTGGAAGTTTGAAGATATGTTTTCTCTTATGAATAAACTAATCCCCCCAGAAGCACTGGTTgcatttgttcttttctttctataAAAGTGACGTTTTACAAATCCTGATAGAAATACTTCTTCGGCATGGTCCTCGTCCAGGTGCATCTCCTCCAGCATAATAATGTCATATCCACATAAAGATTTTATAACGTTATCATCCTGcaatttgttggttgtttgtccgTCGATTGTTTCTTTATACCCTTTTAGGTTCCACGACAAAACATTAATACTGAATGTACTACTATCAAACATGTATGGTTTGTATGAAAAGTTACCTTCGTCGTAACACTaacatttttgaaagaatcgAATACGTTATTAACGAACAAAATATCTATCACGATATTATTAAAAGAAATATCTATCGCGTGGTCGTGGTTGTGGACTccagttccatggtctcatcatGTGAGGATGCATGAAGGCTGAATCTCTCTTTGGTGGACTATGATGATGTCCACTCCATCTTCCATTGCTCTCCCATGTCCTCGGTCTTCCCGTTTGCTGGTGTCGTCGTTCAAATGGTGGTGGGCGAGACTGGTGATGAAATTGGCGATGATAATGACCCGTATGTTGTTGGATTGGTCTGGCAGCTTGGTGTTCTGAGTGATGTTTTCCCTGCCTTTCCCACAAAATATGGTCAAGGTGTTGGCCAATGTTTCTTGCCAGGACTGCCGCGCCTTTCATCGTTGGATGTATTCCGTCTCTGTTCGACAGCGAATATACGTTTTCATGTGAGACAAAGGAAATTCCTGTCTCCGCCATGTCTGCTGCGCACACAGCATTGAATACCTCTCGTTGAGTGTTCAGATCCATTACGttagttggaatgatcttactcACGACAACCTTGGCTTCTTTGAATCGCTGTTTGGCTGCCTCCACACATTTGGTCATCATTTTTGCCGCTCTCTGACCTTTTTCTTTCTTGATGTCATTCACCCCGACATGAAACATAATTGCATCTGGAGTTTTGTGAATGTTCTCCACTGTTTCTTGGCAATCCTTGATGTTCACTACATGTTTTTTTTACTATCTTCAGACCGTACGTTTTTTGCATTCGGCCTGGATCGACATGTTTCAATACACTGTCATGAATGAGGTAGACTGTTGGTAGAGAGTTTTCTTCCTCTCTGTGCTCTTGTCGCGACAGGTTTTCAAACACAACGTCTTCCTGATCTTCATATGAATTGGACTCACTCGCTGTTGAATCAACAAAGTCAAAAGAATCTTCACGGCGATGTCTTTTCAACACGCTGATCgggcttttgtttttcttttttacacgaGGATTTCTTGATGACGTCAGATTGTTCGATGTTGTTGACGTCATTGCCTTTTCGGCTTCATGGTCTTTGTTTTCCATCTTCTCGTATGGCGATTTCGatgttttattcccccctctgcttctttacctctgtaaacttgtagagctagttatttttcgataatgacccagcaaccaaacaaataacgagccagcaacagcctgaatcctcgatagtgcaatgggttgagaagctgttctgttttggtactacttttgcgactgaaaagttccgaacgctctatacgtacgaaatatacatctctggagcaaacaatacaaacataccgcatttaaattaacaactacaggcctgaacacatgaatctccatataaaatccatgagttaggttgttttctgaatctagatctgccgtgcacacaccgttcatcacaagcaaattcccaaggcaagtaactcatactcttgccgacaagagtagttccccttcttttaacgcagtttcttcgacaacactgactgcaatccgacggtcagttttcaacaatatttcattttataaacagatcacacgcaaccaaatgcacacatctcatcaatttaaacaacataaagcggtttcatacactattttccccagaaaactgaacttcatacagtaattaacgttggaacacgggtgcaaaagttcgtctgctagtcccatttgacgaaagaataTTATGctaaacgatactaaaacataaacagaacacacaatatctgcctttaccgccacagcagaataacagcatatctgtgtacttgattttagtctaaaacagggaaactgacaagaagtgttaacagaatggaatgatttgcacggaactatacaaccgcgcattaatcgatcgcctgcgcaggttgactggttgagtgattcggattcgatcaaactttcgcacaaaaactcctgttttctttgaataactgaagaaaggaggaataaagaggttacacacctcgtctcagtgattattaaaaataatggtctcagttcgcggtcatgaaaaagctcgctgaagctcgcatttttcatgatccgccaacttcgaccattatttttaataatcactgagactcggcatgtaacctctacatatctcTGACTTGATCAACCCTTTTATTCACCTCTATTCCTGATGACGTCATTGGTTTTGTGCACGACTTTTCTGGTGTCATTTCGATGCTGATGTCATGGTTCATGCTTCCATTCTTTTGAGGTTGGCAAGTGGTCTTTGGAACCTTCTGTTTTTTCTCATGTAGTTGTTCTTTTACGGATGTGCTGTACGTAAGGATATCTGAATACGTCGTTTGAGTTGTCACATCTTGTTGTCTCGTCTTGGGGTGTGTCGACAACAtgtcagtcagttccttgaTCTCTTCTTTGTGACTTCTATTTGTCAGCTGGATTTGTTCGGCCAAGTTGAGAATCGCGTTCTCCATGTTCTGTATCATTCTCTTGCCCTCAGACTGTTCCAGTTTCAAGAGCTGCAACTCATGTAGCAGGatgacattgttgtttttaatcgcATGGTTGTCATCaagagattcttcttcttcggtgaGGATTTCACTGACGTCCTCCACAATCTTTTCGTCCAACATCGCTTGTGCACAATCCTCGCAGGTGAACTTTCTCTGCGTTCTTACGAATAAGCACAGCTGATACACTGGTAACTTGGTGTGCATCCATGGAATCTTGCTTTTGCATGAAgaacatatgtgtgtgtatgtgtgtgtgtgtgtgtgtgtgtgtgtgtgtgtgag
Encoded here:
- the LOC138982646 gene encoding uncharacterized protein is translated as MSKRPTKRPGRPSKQPPKRFRDEEAEGEDEMGVKESLTQLLAEQKALRKEIAEIRAAKTPAPEASPAGSTTATGGKSNSGMAGHSGHSGEQSNTSGTQAWATGNQKMLPIDLHVPKTIKEKIWSGVAVRFAILLPADPKEMLEEDSDEDDEDKKKKKKKKEKKLLTFTEWVKAWNIYITILQDRAKEVHRGLGAHFARVCTLHELQGNWRDYDYRYRLAIAAGERAWGDSDADLFATTRLEPATQTHDGGKKKPQGGAGGKTGSGNPAKVGGFCFQFNEQGSCSRPNCGFKHFCSQCGGQHAIRKCSAKGHPFRAGRGGKEAGEGKK